A part of Arachis hypogaea cultivar Tifrunner chromosome 12, arahy.Tifrunner.gnm2.J5K5, whole genome shotgun sequence genomic DNA contains:
- the LOC112729510 gene encoding metal transporter Nramp2 has translation MSTQSQQQKKPQFEDEEEDNELLHSDSETMPFSSPFAKQSAVLEDENAEFVYAAKDKVQIFDVESARSGGAGSMVVPPFSWKKLWLFTGPGLLMSVAFLDPGNLEGDLQAGAIAGYSLLWLLVWTTIMGGLLQVLSARLGVATGRHLAELCREEYSNWARYVLWIMAEMALIAADIQEVIGSAIALKILSHGILPIWAGVVITAFDCFFFLFLENYGVRKLEGVFAVFIGTMAFSFAWMFFDTKPSEEELIKGILIPRVNSKTLRQAVELIGCVITPHNVFLHSALVQSREIDIRNKGQVQEALNYYTIESSVALFITLVINLFVITVFARVFYGTEQANGIGLVNAGQFLQEKYGGGLFPILYIWGIGLLAAGQSSTITGTYAGQFITEGFLKLNIKKWLRSLITRSCAIVPTMIAAIVFNTSESSLDTMNEWLNVVQSIQIPFALIPLLTLVSKEEVMGTFRIGPIVERVSWCVAVLVIMVYGYMLLGFFLSEVKGLLFGFLVCIGFVAWISFIAYLVKHGGALSSIMVRPPTSRGFTLTTNN, from the exons atgagtaCTCAGTCACAACAACAAAAGAAACCACaatttgaagatgaagaagaagataatgagTTGCTACATTCGGACAGCGAGACAATGCCATTTTCCTCACCATTCGCGAAACAATCGGCGGTTTTAGAGGATGAAAATGCAGAATTTGTGTATGCAGCCAAGGATAAGGTCCAAATATTCGATGTAGAGTCGGCCAGAAGTGGTGGCGCCGGGTCCATGGTGGTGCCACCGTTCTCATGGAAGAAACTCTGGCTCTTTACAGGGCCAGGGTTACTCATGAGCGTGGCATTCTTGGACCCGGGCAACCTAGAAGGTGACCTACAAGCTGGAGCAATTGCAGGGTACTCTCTGCTTTGGCTTTTGGTCTGGACAACCATCATGGGAGGGCTGCTTCAAGTCCTTTCAGCTCGGCTAGGGGTCGCCACGGGGCGCCACCTGGCCGAATTGTGTAGGGAGGAGTATTCCAATTGGGCAAGGTATGTTTTGTGGATCATGGCAGAGATGGCATTGATTGCTGCTGATATTCAAGAAGTTATTGGCAGTGCTATTGCTCTCAAGATCCTTAGCCATGGGATTTTACCAATTTGGGCTGGTGTGGTTATCACAGCCTTTGATTG TTTCTTCTTTCTGTTTCTTGAGAACTATGGAGTGAGGAAGTTGGAAGGTGTTTTTGCAGTTTTCATTGGGACCATGGCATTTTCCTTTGCATGGATGTTCTTTGATACAAAGCCTAGTGAAGAAGAACTTATCAAGG GCATTTTGATCCCAAGAGTTAACTCAAAAACTCTTCGCCAAGCTGTGGAACTCATTGGATGTGTTATAACACCACACAATGTCTTCCTCCACTCTGCATTGGTGCAATCTCGGGAAATCGATATCCGGAACAAAGGCCAAGTTCAAGAGGCTCTAAACTACTACACAATCGAGTCATCGGTGGCGCTTTTCATCACATTGGTGATCAACCTCTTTGTGATAACAGTTTTTGCCAGAGTGTTCTATGGAACAGAACAAGCCAATGGAATAGGACTAGTGAATGCAGGGCAATTCCTTCAAGAAAagtatggaggaggtttgtttcCAATTCTATATATATGGGGAATTGGTTTGTTAGCAGCAGGACAAAGCAGCACAATTACAGGAACATATGCAGGACAATTCATAACTGAAGGGTTTTTGAAGCTAAATATAAAGAAGTGGTTAAGGTCATTGATTACTAGAAGTTGTGCTATTGTTCCAACTATGATAGCTGCTATAGTTTTTAATACATCAGAGAGTTCTTTGGATACTATGAATGAATGGCTCAATGTGGTTCAGTCAATTCAGATTCCTTTTGCACTCATTCCACTTCTTACATTGGTGTCTAAAGAAGAGGTCATGGGAACTTTTAGAATAGGTCCTATTGTAGAG AGAGTTTCTTGGTGTGTGGCTGTACTAGTGATAATGGTGTATGGATACATGTTGTTAGGGTTCTTCCTCTCTGAAGTGAAGGGATTGCTGTTTGGTTTTCTTGTATGCATTGGCTTTGTAGCATGGatatcattcattgcatatttagTTAAACATGGTGGAGCCCTCTCTTCCATCATGGTTAGGCCCCCAACTTCAAGAGGCTTTACCCTAACCACTAACAATTAA